In Neodiprion pinetum isolate iyNeoPine1 chromosome 6, iyNeoPine1.2, whole genome shotgun sequence, one genomic interval encodes:
- the LOC124222383 gene encoding SEC23-interacting protein isoform X1 gives MSDTSRKVKNPLLSAAAVGFPFEDFSGNAVLMPVTPATSSVLQDEGEIASFVGQQPPPPPSSYPAEFNVGSAARLDHQQQYQNQQSAPATAEINLSPINEPGDSTASESAIQPQKQGYLSSLLSSLPNLSLASITGDNREDSTARISAVPDYNSYPSNYPPSSYSTPPYQSGNVGPSPGRQENPYELGATTASWYQPNNSAAPAAAAPLFTPPASQPPPAALPPTGAPSSSYRLGNQRRLKYAPPPDLTTSSPRVSGLSPPTPLVPQPAFSPAAPPTVYQPQLAPSQVPPLAQRPESQNAFPSEQRTLSQSIKPPISEPATPQNTPANPTPLSTFAPPTPGRDWGPGVDETRQDSEDDALRDVDLREPSPSASLPVPSAPEVGFTPENNLPSSSSSPFAPISAARVSEKLEHLLATRKELSPKVTERESLDFGGEKLDSTLVSSTAAYFAPTLDRPASNSNFYDPTKFQAEIQPLAGTPAPPSTTSTLPQPSAVPSFYNPSQFSTPADPQPQLQTQSLSVLESFAPVYNPQSYFYPPASNAALPDDPLGSGNSHENPASYFTPPSPPMGVAVPEPTGSATLDPIQMSVNPLGSSGHANTFDSGLPNLPPSLHNLAAGTSAPRQMTYRPVYQHWFHRKEVETKVLWLPFSMQDSLNLEQVHNSTEITPETTVATEGGRYDVDILRRLRTPVYWSGAPNEVRRCSWFYKGPTESRYVPYEESVAARLEEEYQQACNTDAWGRRIELNNGEHIIFHSPTVQVHYLQPGSPEPTTSWGSNSGSEDSAYLQGTTLRPRVVKRGVDEFNIDEGEPEQVDHLLFLVHGIGSVCDLKFRSVEEVVDEFRSISLQLVQSHYRTASEQGIVHKMEVLPISWHTTLHSEDTGIDKKLQAITLDSIPKLRYFTNDTLSDILFYTSPIYCQTIMQTVGHEMNRLYALFKKRNPTFDGGVYLGGHSLGSLILFDLLCHQKPPKNEEEDTIKEKLEEEKEPGDEAVKDDDVVNTVKEPKAKPRKSMLSRKISYVMGSAGTGQPYINYPQLHFHPSAFFALGSPIGMFVTVRGIDTLGEDFALPTCPAFFNIFHPFDPVAYRIEALIHPDASKFRPKLIPHHKGRKRMHLELKETMARVGADLKHKLLDSVRSTWNSVYQLAMFHRSDNQALEQEIDKVVEEQLNNASSEPVNSQVEDSGDDIKIGKLNGGRRVDYVLQEAPFEYINEYIFALTSHVCYWESEDTMLMMLKEIYGSMGIQSDAQLPQQTLTIERAPLSTVVMPRANQPAYTSNPGTSAVAESSFDGKSTPVVMGMDPTAPISERPVGPPPTTGFLRKS, from the exons aaggTGAAATAGCTAGCTTCGTAGGGCAGCAGCCTCCACCTCCGCCGTCATCCTACCCTGCTGAATTCAACGTCGGATCAGCTGCTCGCCTTGACCACCAACAGCAGTATCAGAATCAACAGAGCGCGCCTGCCACCGCGGAAATTAATCTATCGCCTATTAACGAGCCTGGAGATTCAACAGCCAGTGAATCCGCCATTCAACCCCAGAAGCAGGGCTATCTATCGTCGCTTCTTTCGTCGCTGCCAAACCTTTCCTTGGCTTCTATCACCGGCGATAACAGAGAAGACTCCACTGCCCGCATCTCCGCTGTTCCCGATTACAATTCGTATCCCTCTAACTATCCGCCAAGTAGCTATTCCACTCCCCCGTACCAATCCGGCAACGTTGGGCCATCGCCTGGGCGGCAAGAAAATCCTTACGAACTTGGAGCAACCACTGCAAGCTGGTATCAACCGAATAATTCTGCTGCTCCAGCAGCTGCAGCTCCGCTGTTTACACCTCCGGCATCTCAGCCTCCCCCCGCTGCTCTGCCCCCGACAG GAGCTCCGTCGTCGTCTTACAGACTCGGCAACCAGCGGCGACTCAAGTATGCGCCTCCTCCCGATCTGACGACTTCCAGTCCTCGGGTCAGCGGTCTATCTCCACCCACCCCGTTGGTCCCGCAGCCGGCGTTTTCGCCTGCAGCCCCGCCGACGGTGTATCAGCCTCAGCTTGCGCCAAGTCAAGTTCCGCCTCTAGCGCAGAGGCCTGAGTCCCAAAACGCGTTCCCGAGTGAGCAGAGAACTCTTTCACAGAGCATAAAGCCGCCGATCTCCGAGCCAGCAACACCGCAAAACACCCCGGCGAATCCGACGCCCTTGTCGACCTTCGCGCCTCCGACTCCGGGCCGCGACTGGGGCCCAGGGGTTGACGAAACTCGGCAAGACAGCGAGGATGATGCGCTGCGTGACGTAGATCTTCGCGAGCCCTCACCCTCGGCGTCGCTTCCGGTCCCGTCGGCGCCGGAAGTCGGTTTCACCCCGGAAAACAATCTTCCGTCTTCGTCCTCGTCACCGTTTGCCCCGATCTCGGCGGCGCGGGTCTCCGAGAAACTTGAACATCTTCTGGCCACCAGGAAGGAGCTTTCGCCGAAGGTCACCGAACGGGAGTCCCTCGATTTTGGGGGCGAAAAGCTCGATTCCACCCTTGTCTCATCCACCGCGGCATACTTCGCACCGACCCTCGATCGGCCCGCGTCGAATTCCAATTTTTACGACCCGACCAAGTTCCAGGCGGAGATCCAGCCACTTGCCGGGACTCCGGCGCCCCCGTCCACGACATCGACGCTGCCACAACCCAGCGCGGTTCCGAGCTTTTACAACCCTTCGCAGTTCTCCACTCCGGCGGATCCTCAGCCTCAGCTACAGACGCAGTCTCTTTCGGTGCTGGAAAGTTTCGCCCCTGTTTACAATCCGCAGAGCTACTTCTACCCTCCGGCCTCGAACGCAGCTTTGCCTGACGATCCTCTCGGAAGCGGAAACAGCCACGAAAACCCGGCGTCTTATTTCACCCCTCCGTCTCCGCCTATGGGAGTCGCCGTTCCTGAACCCACTGGATCCGCCACTCTTGATCCCATTCAGATGTCAGTTAATCCCCTTGGGAGTTCTGGACACGCGAATACCTTTGACAGTGGACTGCCAAATCTACCTCCGAGTCTACATAATTTG GCCGCAGGCACCTCGGCACCGAGACAGATGACGTACCGGCCGGTTTACCAGCACTGGTTCCACCGCAAGGAGGTGGAGACCAAGGTGCTCTGGCTGCCGTTCTCAATGCAGGACAGTCTGAACCTGGAGCAGGTTCACAACTCGACTGAAATCACTCCCGAGACCACCGTCGCTACCGAGGGCGGGCGGTACGACGTCGACATCCTCAGGCGACTTAGGACCCCTGTATACTGGTCCGGGGCCCCGAACGAGGTCCGGAGGTGTTCCTGGTTCTACAAAGGACCCACCGAGTCCCGGTACGTTCCCTACGAGGAGAGCGTCGCCGCCAGACTTGAGGAGGAGTACCAGCAGGCCTGCAACACGGATGCATGGGGTAGGCGAATCGAACTGAACAACGGGGAGCACATCATCTTTCACAGCCCCACTGTCCAGGTCCATTATCTACAGCCTGGATCCCCGGAGCCGACTACGTCCTGGGGGAGCAATAGC GGTTCAGAGGACAGTGCGTATTTGCAGGGCACGACGCTGCGGCCGCGCGTCGTTAAACGAGGAGTCGACGAGTTCAACATCGACGAGGGTGAGCCTGAGCAGGTCGACCACCTTCTCTTCCTCGTACACGGCATCGGAAGCGTTTGCGATCTCAAGTTCAGAAGCGTCGAAGAAGTTG TCGACGAATTTCGCAGCATATCTCTACAGTTGGTTCAATCCCACTACCGTACAGCGAGTGAGCAGGGAATAGTGCACAAAATGGAGGTGTTGCCGATATCCTGGCACACAACGCTGCACTCCGAGGACACCGGGATCGACAAGAAGCTGCAAGCAATAACGCTCGACAGCATACCGAAGCTGAGGTACTTCACGAATGACACTCTGTCCGACATACTCTTTTATACCAGCCCGATATACTGCCAAACGATTATGCAAACCGTCGGTCACGAGATGAATCGGCTCTATGCGCTGTTCAAGAAGCGGAATCCTACCTTCGATGGCGGAGTCTATCTCGGTGGTCATTCCCTGGGGAGTCTGATATTGTTCGATCTCTTGTGTCACCAGAAACCACCGAAGAACGAGGAGGAAGACACGATCAAGGAGAAGCTTGAGGAGGAGAAGGAACCCGGCGACGAGGCGGTC AAGGATGACGACGTAGTCAACACGGTGAAAGAGCCGAAAGCGAAGCCTCGGAAGAGTATGCTCAGCCGGAAAATCAGCTACGTAATGGGCTCGGCTGGCACCGGTCAACCCTACATCAATTATCCTCAGCTCCACTTTCATCCCAGCGCCTTCTTCGCCCTTGGAAGTCCAATCGGGATGTTCGTAACTGTTCGTGGCATTGACACCCTCGGTGAAGACTTCGCTCTTCCCACCTGCCCCGCTTTCTTTAATATCTTTCACCCCTTCGATCCCGTCGCCTATCGAATCGAGGCTCTCATTCATCCGGACGCGAGCAAGTTTCGCCCAAAGCTCATTCCCCATCACAAAGGAAGAAAGCGGATGCATCTCG AATTGAAGGAAACGATGGCTCGCGTTGGGGCGGATCTGAAGCACAAGCTCCTCGACTCGGTGAGAAGTACTTGGAACTCGGTTTATCAGCTGGCCATGTTCCACAGATCGGACAACCAGGCGTTGGAGCAGGAAATTGACAAGGTGGTCGAGGAACAATTGAACAACGCGTCAAGCGAGCCCGTGAACAGCCAAGTCGAGGACTCCGGCGATGACATCAAGATCGGGAAATTGAACGGCGGTAGAAGGGTGGATTATGTTTTGCAAGAAGCCCCGTTCGAGTACATAAACGAATACATATTCGCACTCACGAGTCACGTGTGTTATTG GGAATCGGAGGACACGATGCTGATGATGCTGAAGGAGATATACGGCTCGATGGGAATTCAAAGCGACGCACAGCTGCCTCAGCAAACATTGACAATAGAGAGAGCACCGCTGTCGACGGTTGTTATGCCGCGAGCAAATCAGCCCGCCTACACGAGCAatcccggcacgtcagccgtCGCTGAGTCTAGTTTCGACGGTAAAAGTACACCGGTTGTAATGGGAATGGATCCGACAGCTCCGATAAGCGAGAGGCCTGTGGGACCTCCACCCACTACCGGATTCCTTCGAAAGTCGTGA
- the LOC124222383 gene encoding SEC23-interacting protein isoform X2 → MSDTSRKVKNPLLSAAAVGFPFEDFSGNAVLMPVTPATSSVLQDEGEIASFVGQQPPPPPSSYPAEFNVGSAARLDHQQQYQNQQSAPATAEINLSPINEPGDSTASESAIQPQKQGYLSSLLSSLPNLSLASITGDNREDSTARISAVPDYNSYPSNYPPSSYSTPPYQSGNVGPSPGRQENPYELGATTASWYQPNNSAAPAAAAPLFTPPASQPPPAALPPTGAPSSSYRLGNQRRLKYAPPPDLTTSSPRVSGLSPPTPLVPQPAFSPAAPPTVYQPQLAPSQVPPLAQRPESQNAFPSEQRTLSQSIKPPISEPATPQNTPANPTPLSTFAPPTPGRDWGPGVDETRQDSEDDALRDVDLREPSPSASLPVPSAPEVGFTPENNLPSSSSSPFAPISAARVSEKLEHLLATRKELSPKVTERESLDFGGEKLDSTLVSSTAAYFAPTLDRPASNSNFYDPTKFQAEIQPLAGTPAPPSTTSTLPQPSAVPSFYNPSQFSTPADPQPQLQTQSLSVLESFAPVYNPQSYFYPPASNAALPDDPLGSGNSHENPASYFTPPSPPMGVAVPEPTGSATLDPIQMSVNPLGSSGHANTFDSGLPNLPPSLHNLAAGTSAPRQMTYRPVYQHWFHRKEVETKVLWLPFSMQDSLNLEQVHNSTEITPETTVATEGGRYDVDILRRLRTPVYWSGAPNEVRRCSWFYKGPTESRYVPYEESVAARLEEEYQQACNTDAWGRRIELNNGEHIIFHSPTVQVHYLQPGSPEPTTSWGSNSGTTLRPRVVKRGVDEFNIDEGEPEQVDHLLFLVHGIGSVCDLKFRSVEEVVDEFRSISLQLVQSHYRTASEQGIVHKMEVLPISWHTTLHSEDTGIDKKLQAITLDSIPKLRYFTNDTLSDILFYTSPIYCQTIMQTVGHEMNRLYALFKKRNPTFDGGVYLGGHSLGSLILFDLLCHQKPPKNEEEDTIKEKLEEEKEPGDEAVKDDDVVNTVKEPKAKPRKSMLSRKISYVMGSAGTGQPYINYPQLHFHPSAFFALGSPIGMFVTVRGIDTLGEDFALPTCPAFFNIFHPFDPVAYRIEALIHPDASKFRPKLIPHHKGRKRMHLELKETMARVGADLKHKLLDSVRSTWNSVYQLAMFHRSDNQALEQEIDKVVEEQLNNASSEPVNSQVEDSGDDIKIGKLNGGRRVDYVLQEAPFEYINEYIFALTSHVCYWESEDTMLMMLKEIYGSMGIQSDAQLPQQTLTIERAPLSTVVMPRANQPAYTSNPGTSAVAESSFDGKSTPVVMGMDPTAPISERPVGPPPTTGFLRKS, encoded by the exons aaggTGAAATAGCTAGCTTCGTAGGGCAGCAGCCTCCACCTCCGCCGTCATCCTACCCTGCTGAATTCAACGTCGGATCAGCTGCTCGCCTTGACCACCAACAGCAGTATCAGAATCAACAGAGCGCGCCTGCCACCGCGGAAATTAATCTATCGCCTATTAACGAGCCTGGAGATTCAACAGCCAGTGAATCCGCCATTCAACCCCAGAAGCAGGGCTATCTATCGTCGCTTCTTTCGTCGCTGCCAAACCTTTCCTTGGCTTCTATCACCGGCGATAACAGAGAAGACTCCACTGCCCGCATCTCCGCTGTTCCCGATTACAATTCGTATCCCTCTAACTATCCGCCAAGTAGCTATTCCACTCCCCCGTACCAATCCGGCAACGTTGGGCCATCGCCTGGGCGGCAAGAAAATCCTTACGAACTTGGAGCAACCACTGCAAGCTGGTATCAACCGAATAATTCTGCTGCTCCAGCAGCTGCAGCTCCGCTGTTTACACCTCCGGCATCTCAGCCTCCCCCCGCTGCTCTGCCCCCGACAG GAGCTCCGTCGTCGTCTTACAGACTCGGCAACCAGCGGCGACTCAAGTATGCGCCTCCTCCCGATCTGACGACTTCCAGTCCTCGGGTCAGCGGTCTATCTCCACCCACCCCGTTGGTCCCGCAGCCGGCGTTTTCGCCTGCAGCCCCGCCGACGGTGTATCAGCCTCAGCTTGCGCCAAGTCAAGTTCCGCCTCTAGCGCAGAGGCCTGAGTCCCAAAACGCGTTCCCGAGTGAGCAGAGAACTCTTTCACAGAGCATAAAGCCGCCGATCTCCGAGCCAGCAACACCGCAAAACACCCCGGCGAATCCGACGCCCTTGTCGACCTTCGCGCCTCCGACTCCGGGCCGCGACTGGGGCCCAGGGGTTGACGAAACTCGGCAAGACAGCGAGGATGATGCGCTGCGTGACGTAGATCTTCGCGAGCCCTCACCCTCGGCGTCGCTTCCGGTCCCGTCGGCGCCGGAAGTCGGTTTCACCCCGGAAAACAATCTTCCGTCTTCGTCCTCGTCACCGTTTGCCCCGATCTCGGCGGCGCGGGTCTCCGAGAAACTTGAACATCTTCTGGCCACCAGGAAGGAGCTTTCGCCGAAGGTCACCGAACGGGAGTCCCTCGATTTTGGGGGCGAAAAGCTCGATTCCACCCTTGTCTCATCCACCGCGGCATACTTCGCACCGACCCTCGATCGGCCCGCGTCGAATTCCAATTTTTACGACCCGACCAAGTTCCAGGCGGAGATCCAGCCACTTGCCGGGACTCCGGCGCCCCCGTCCACGACATCGACGCTGCCACAACCCAGCGCGGTTCCGAGCTTTTACAACCCTTCGCAGTTCTCCACTCCGGCGGATCCTCAGCCTCAGCTACAGACGCAGTCTCTTTCGGTGCTGGAAAGTTTCGCCCCTGTTTACAATCCGCAGAGCTACTTCTACCCTCCGGCCTCGAACGCAGCTTTGCCTGACGATCCTCTCGGAAGCGGAAACAGCCACGAAAACCCGGCGTCTTATTTCACCCCTCCGTCTCCGCCTATGGGAGTCGCCGTTCCTGAACCCACTGGATCCGCCACTCTTGATCCCATTCAGATGTCAGTTAATCCCCTTGGGAGTTCTGGACACGCGAATACCTTTGACAGTGGACTGCCAAATCTACCTCCGAGTCTACATAATTTG GCCGCAGGCACCTCGGCACCGAGACAGATGACGTACCGGCCGGTTTACCAGCACTGGTTCCACCGCAAGGAGGTGGAGACCAAGGTGCTCTGGCTGCCGTTCTCAATGCAGGACAGTCTGAACCTGGAGCAGGTTCACAACTCGACTGAAATCACTCCCGAGACCACCGTCGCTACCGAGGGCGGGCGGTACGACGTCGACATCCTCAGGCGACTTAGGACCCCTGTATACTGGTCCGGGGCCCCGAACGAGGTCCGGAGGTGTTCCTGGTTCTACAAAGGACCCACCGAGTCCCGGTACGTTCCCTACGAGGAGAGCGTCGCCGCCAGACTTGAGGAGGAGTACCAGCAGGCCTGCAACACGGATGCATGGGGTAGGCGAATCGAACTGAACAACGGGGAGCACATCATCTTTCACAGCCCCACTGTCCAGGTCCATTATCTACAGCCTGGATCCCCGGAGCCGACTACGTCCTGGGGGAGCAATAGC GGCACGACGCTGCGGCCGCGCGTCGTTAAACGAGGAGTCGACGAGTTCAACATCGACGAGGGTGAGCCTGAGCAGGTCGACCACCTTCTCTTCCTCGTACACGGCATCGGAAGCGTTTGCGATCTCAAGTTCAGAAGCGTCGAAGAAGTTG TCGACGAATTTCGCAGCATATCTCTACAGTTGGTTCAATCCCACTACCGTACAGCGAGTGAGCAGGGAATAGTGCACAAAATGGAGGTGTTGCCGATATCCTGGCACACAACGCTGCACTCCGAGGACACCGGGATCGACAAGAAGCTGCAAGCAATAACGCTCGACAGCATACCGAAGCTGAGGTACTTCACGAATGACACTCTGTCCGACATACTCTTTTATACCAGCCCGATATACTGCCAAACGATTATGCAAACCGTCGGTCACGAGATGAATCGGCTCTATGCGCTGTTCAAGAAGCGGAATCCTACCTTCGATGGCGGAGTCTATCTCGGTGGTCATTCCCTGGGGAGTCTGATATTGTTCGATCTCTTGTGTCACCAGAAACCACCGAAGAACGAGGAGGAAGACACGATCAAGGAGAAGCTTGAGGAGGAGAAGGAACCCGGCGACGAGGCGGTC AAGGATGACGACGTAGTCAACACGGTGAAAGAGCCGAAAGCGAAGCCTCGGAAGAGTATGCTCAGCCGGAAAATCAGCTACGTAATGGGCTCGGCTGGCACCGGTCAACCCTACATCAATTATCCTCAGCTCCACTTTCATCCCAGCGCCTTCTTCGCCCTTGGAAGTCCAATCGGGATGTTCGTAACTGTTCGTGGCATTGACACCCTCGGTGAAGACTTCGCTCTTCCCACCTGCCCCGCTTTCTTTAATATCTTTCACCCCTTCGATCCCGTCGCCTATCGAATCGAGGCTCTCATTCATCCGGACGCGAGCAAGTTTCGCCCAAAGCTCATTCCCCATCACAAAGGAAGAAAGCGGATGCATCTCG AATTGAAGGAAACGATGGCTCGCGTTGGGGCGGATCTGAAGCACAAGCTCCTCGACTCGGTGAGAAGTACTTGGAACTCGGTTTATCAGCTGGCCATGTTCCACAGATCGGACAACCAGGCGTTGGAGCAGGAAATTGACAAGGTGGTCGAGGAACAATTGAACAACGCGTCAAGCGAGCCCGTGAACAGCCAAGTCGAGGACTCCGGCGATGACATCAAGATCGGGAAATTGAACGGCGGTAGAAGGGTGGATTATGTTTTGCAAGAAGCCCCGTTCGAGTACATAAACGAATACATATTCGCACTCACGAGTCACGTGTGTTATTG GGAATCGGAGGACACGATGCTGATGATGCTGAAGGAGATATACGGCTCGATGGGAATTCAAAGCGACGCACAGCTGCCTCAGCAAACATTGACAATAGAGAGAGCACCGCTGTCGACGGTTGTTATGCCGCGAGCAAATCAGCCCGCCTACACGAGCAatcccggcacgtcagccgtCGCTGAGTCTAGTTTCGACGGTAAAAGTACACCGGTTGTAATGGGAATGGATCCGACAGCTCCGATAAGCGAGAGGCCTGTGGGACCTCCACCCACTACCGGATTCCTTCGAAAGTCGTGA